GCGATGTCACCAACAAGGCCAGCATCGAGAGCCAGAAGCAACTCGCACTCGCGCTCGAACGTGCAATCCGTGCGCAGTCCGAAGCGGCGGACCGGGTGAAGGACGAGTTCTTTTCCGTGCTGTCGCATGAGCTCAAGAATCCGCTCAACCTGATTCACGTGAAGGCCGAATTGCTCACGCGCATACCCGATGTGCGAGACATATCAAGCGTTCAGGACGCTGCGGATGCTATCCAGCGCGCGGTCGTGGGACAGGCCAGGATCATTGATGACTCGCTCGACCTGTCGCGTGTGCGCACCGGCAGGCTCGCGCTCAGGTTCGCGCCGGTTGAGGTCGCGTCCTTGCTGCAGGCGGTCGCGGCTGCGAGCGCGGCGGATGCGCAGGCGGGGGATATCGAGTTGTCCATAGCGGGCACCAATGCCGCGGTGATGATTCATGCCGATGCCGAGCGCGTCGAGCAGATGGTCTGGAATCTCGTGCGCAACGCGCTGAAATTCACGCCGTGTGGGGGGCGGGTGCGGATCGCGTTATCGCGGCAAGACGGGTTTGTTTGTGTCGAGGTGGCGGACACGGGGCAGGGCATCGCTCCCGCTTTCCTGCCCCGTATCTTCGAAATGTTCAGCCAGGCCGATGGCGGTGGCTGGCGTGATCGAGGCGGCCTTGGGATCGGGCTGTCGCTTGTGAAGCAATTTGCGGAGTTGCACGGCGGGCGAATTGAAGCCGAGTCGGCGGGGCCGGGGCAAGGGGCGACCTTCCGGCTGTGGCTGCCGGAAAACGCGCCGTCGGCGCCGGTGGAAACACCACGTGAATGCGTCGATCGGAGCATCTTGAAGGGGTTGCGCGTGTTGCTTGTCGATGACTCTATCGACGCGCTAGAGGCGTTTCGTACGCTGCTTGAAATGGAGGGCGCGCAGGTGCGTGCCGAGCCGAGCGCCGAGCAGGCACTTGAAGCGGCGACGCAGCAGGAGTTCGATGTGGTGCTGTCCGATATCGGCATGCCGGCCATGACCGGCTACGAGATGATCCGGCAGATGCGAAAGACGCCGCGGACCGCGCGATTGCCTGCGCTGGCGCTCACCGGGTTTGGCCGTGAACAGGATGTCACCCGGGCGCTCGATGCCGGGTTTAATGGTCATTTGAGCAAGCCGGTATCGCTGAAGGGGTTGGTCGCGGCGATTGACCGGAGTTTGCGGAGGTGAGGGGATAGGCGAAGATAGGTGCTACACGCCGAGTCCCTACATCAGGACGATATCGTATTGCTCCTGACTCAGATTCGACTCGACCTGCAACGAAACCGGCTTGCCAATAAAGTCCATCAACATCGCCAGATGCTGTGACTCTTCCTCGAGAAACAAATCGATAACCTGCTGCGACGCCACCACGCGAAACTCGCGCGGATTGAACTGCCGCGACTCGCGCATGATCTCGCGCAGCACGTCGTAACACACGGTGCGCGGCGTCTTCACCTGGCCTTTGCCATCGCAGGTCGGGCACGGTTCGCACAACACATGCGCGAGCGACTCACGCGTGCGCTTGCGTGTCATTTCAACCAGCCCTAACTGCGAAAACCCGTTCACCGTCACCCGCGTCCGATCTCGCGACAACGCCTTTTTCAATTCGCCAAGCACCTGATCGCGATGCTCGACGTTCTCCATATCGATGAAATCGATAATGATGATTCCGCCCAGATTCCTCAACCGCAATTGCCGTGCAATAGTGTGGGCTGCTTCGAGATTGGTTTTGAAGATCGTATCGTCGAAATTACGGGCACCTACATAACCGCCCGTATTCACGTCGATAGTGGTCATTGCTTCGGTCTGGTCGATCATCAGATAACCACCCGACTTCAAGTCGACCCGGCGTGACAACGCCCGCTGAATCTCGGCTTCGATGTTGTACAGATCGTACAGCGGCCGCTCGCCCGCGTAGTGATGCACGCGGGAAGCCACAGCCGGCGTGAACTCGATCGCGAAGTCGGCCAGCATTTGGTACGTCTCGCGCGAATCGACCTGAATACGCGAAGTGTCGTCGTTGACGAAATCGCGTAACACTCGCTGTGCAAGATTGAGATCCTGATGCAGCAGCGAGGTTGGCGCGACCCGCGTTGACTGCGCGACAATGGTTGCCCACGTCTTGCGCAAATAAGCGACGTCAGCCGCGAGCTCTTCACTCGAGGCATCTTCCGCGATCGTCCTGACGATGTACCCGCCTTTTTCGTCAACAGGAAGAACGGCCGTGAGCCGTGCCCGGATGGCTTCGCGTTCGGCCTCGCTGGCAATCTTTTGCGAGATCCCGATATGCGGCTCCTGCGGCAGATAGACCAGCGTTCGTCCCGCGATACTCACCTGCGTGGAAAGCCGCGCACCCTTGGTGCCGATCGGATCCTTGACCACTTGCACCATCAGCGCCTGGCCTTCGAACACGATCTTCTCGATGGGCGTATGCGGCGCATTCGAATGCGTTTCGCCAGCAATACGCGGATGCCAGATATCCGCTACGTGCAGGAACGCTGCGCGCTCGAGCCCGATATCGATAAACGCCGATTGCATGCCCGGCAGCACGCGCACGACCTTGCCGAGATACACATTTCCTACCCGTCCGCGCGACAACGTGCGCTCGACGTGAAGCTCTTGCACCGCGCCTTGCTGAACGAGGGCAACGCGGGTTTCCTGCGGTGTGACGTTGATCAGGATTTCTTCGTTCATGGACGGTTTAGAAGTCGACGCGCGCCACGCGCAGGAGTGCTGCTGTTTCGAAAAGAGGCAGGCCCATGATACCCGAATAGGACCCTTCGATCCGTTCGATAAACGCCGCAGCGCGTCCCTGAACGCCATATGCACCGGCCTTTCCGAGCGGTTCGCCGGTGGCCGCGTAACGCTGCAGTGCAGCACGCTCGACGGCCGCGAACTGCACAAGCGAACGCGACAGAACCGGCGTGAGCACAACGCCGTCGGCGTCGACCACGGCGAGCGCTGTCAGCACCTCGTGATCGCGCCCGCATAGCCGTTCGAGCATCGCGACGGCATGGTCCGCGTTGTCCGGTTTGCCCATGATCGCGCCATCGAGGGTGACGGTCGTATCGGCAACCAGAATAGGTGCTGCAGCATGTCCGCCCTTCAAGCGGCGAGCGTACGCCGCCTCGGCCTTTGCCGCACAGACGCGCAACACGTATGCATCGGCCGCCTCGCCGGGCAGCTCCGTTTCGAGCGCTTCGGCGTCTTCATCGGGACGCGGCAGCAACAGCTCGAAATGCACGCCGAGTTGCTGCAACAGCTCTTGTCGCCGGGGACTTTGCGACGCGAGATAAACAAAAGGGAAGCTGGAAGATGAGGTGGACGATGGCATGTTCGTGGATATTGAAGGTCACGCGCCGTAGCCCCAAGCGTGGTCGTTCAACGCCCCGATGCCACACCTCATACGTTACGCGCGATGATAGGGATGATTCTGCGTGATGCTCCACGCGCGATAAAGCTGTTCAGCCAGCAGCACGCGGACCATGCCGTGCGGCAGCGTGAGACTTGAAACACGCAGCAGGACTTCGGCACGCCCCTTGACCTGCGGGTCGAGACCGTCGGCGCCGCCGATCACGAACGCCACATCGCGGCCTTCCTGCTGCCAGTCCGGCAATGCGCCGGCAAGCTGCATGGTGGTCCAGTCACGGCCGCGTTCGTCGAGCGCGACCAGCCGCGCATTCTTGGGCAGCGCCGCCTCAATTCGCAGGCGTTCGGCAGCCATCACGCTCTCGGCGTTACGTCCCGATGAGCGCTGTTCGGGTTTGATCTCGCGCAACTCGACGCGCAGCTCAGGCGGCATGCGTTTCGCATACTCGTCGAAGCCGGTCGCAATCCAGTCGGGCATCTTGTGGCCGACCGCAAGAATATGAAGTTTCATGGCGACATTGCAAAGCGCTTCACCTGCGTCCCGCCCGCGCTTTTGCCGTGATGGACAGCGCGTCGGACAGCGCGATGTGCGCGTTCGGCTAGCGTCAGCGGCGCGTGGTCTTGCGAGCCGGCTTGGCGGCTGGCTCGTCGTCTTCGTCGTCCGACACGCTGACCTGGGCGCCGCTGAAACCACCTGAGCTTTGCAGCTTTACGCGCACGGGTTTGTCGCCCCAGACCTCTTCGAGGTTGTAGTACTGGCGCAGCGCCGGTTGGAGGATATGGACGACTGCGTCGCCGCAATCGACCAGCACCCACTCGCCGACCTCTTCGCCTTCGGTGCTGATGACGTCGCCGCCCAGCCCCTTGACCTTGTCACGCACGCTGTTGGCGAGCGCCTTGGTCTGACGATTCGACGTGCCGCTCGCGACGATGACACGGTCGAAGAGGGCGGTCAGGTGGGTGGTGTTGAACACCTTGATGTCCTGCGCCTTGACGTCTTCGAGACCGTCGATGATCGCGCGTTGAAGCTTTGTGATTTCCATATTTTTACCGATGGTTTTACCGATGATACAAATGGTGTTGAACAATATAGTCCCATACGGCGGACGGCACATGACTCTCGGCGTTTATCTCGCCTGCCGCCTGCGCCCGCAGGCGTTCTCTCAACTGCTCGCGGATCCCGGTCGCCGACACTTCCAGCTCCAGCGCGGAATCGATCAGCAGATGACCATGCGGCGTGGCTTGCAGCACCTCAGCCGGGGCGCTGCGCACGGCAATTTCCGCGGCTACAGCGGGAGAAACCGTCGAGACATCAAAACCCGCGCGAGTTTCCACGCACACGTGCGCAAATTCGAACAGGCGTTTCCATTCGCGCCATGAATCCAGGTGCACGAGCTGGTCAGCGCCGATCAAAAGTGACAGCGACGCGTCCGCGCCTTCTCGCGCGCGCCAGCGAGCCAGCGTCTCCACGGTATAGGTCGGACCGTCGTGATCGATTTCATCGGTGGCGACGATGACTTTTAACCCTTCCGCATGCAGTGAGTCCGCCGCCGCGCGGGTCATCGCAAGCCGGTGGTGCGCCGCGG
This window of the Caballeronia sp. SBC1 genome carries:
- the rlmH gene encoding 23S rRNA (pseudouridine(1915)-N(3))-methyltransferase RlmH, producing MKLHILAVGHKMPDWIATGFDEYAKRMPPELRVELREIKPEQRSSGRNAESVMAAERLRIEAALPKNARLVALDERGRDWTTMQLAGALPDWQQEGRDVAFVIGGADGLDPQVKGRAEVLLRVSSLTLPHGMVRVLLAEQLYRAWSITQNHPYHRA
- the rsfS gene encoding ribosome silencing factor, producing the protein MEITKLQRAIIDGLEDVKAQDIKVFNTTHLTALFDRVIVASGTSNRQTKALANSVRDKVKGLGGDVISTEGEEVGEWVLVDCGDAVVHILQPALRQYYNLEEVWGDKPVRVKLQSSGGFSGAQVSVSDDEDDEPAAKPARKTTRR
- a CDS encoding nicotinate-nucleotide adenylyltransferase; its protein translation is MLQSVPEEDRPLKSNLPCARRVGLLGGTFDPIHDAHLALARRFAELLDLTELVLLPAGQPWQKKDVTAAHHRLAMTRAAADSLHAEGLKVIVATDEIDHDGPTYTVETLARWRAREGADASLSLLIGADQLVHLDSWREWKRLFEFAHVCVETRAGFDVSTVSPAVAAEIAVRSAPAEVLQATPHGHLLIDSALELEVSATGIREQLRERLRAQAAGEINAESHVPSAVWDYIVQHHLYHR
- a CDS encoding nucleoside triphosphate pyrophosphatase, translated to MPSSTSSSSFPFVYLASQSPRRQELLQQLGVHFELLLPRPDEDAEALETELPGEAADAYVLRVCAAKAEAAYARRLKGGHAAAPILVADTTVTLDGAIMGKPDNADHAVAMLERLCGRDHEVLTALAVVDADGVVLTPVLSRSLVQFAAVERAALQRYAATGEPLGKAGAYGVQGRAAAFIERIEGSYSGIMGLPLFETAALLRVARVDF
- the rng gene encoding ribonuclease G yields the protein MNEEILINVTPQETRVALVQQGAVQELHVERTLSRGRVGNVYLGKVVRVLPGMQSAFIDIGLERAAFLHVADIWHPRIAGETHSNAPHTPIEKIVFEGQALMVQVVKDPIGTKGARLSTQVSIAGRTLVYLPQEPHIGISQKIASEAEREAIRARLTAVLPVDEKGGYIVRTIAEDASSEELAADVAYLRKTWATIVAQSTRVAPTSLLHQDLNLAQRVLRDFVNDDTSRIQVDSRETYQMLADFAIEFTPAVASRVHHYAGERPLYDLYNIEAEIQRALSRRVDLKSGGYLMIDQTEAMTTIDVNTGGYVGARNFDDTIFKTNLEAAHTIARQLRLRNLGGIIIIDFIDMENVEHRDQVLGELKKALSRDRTRVTVNGFSQLGLVEMTRKRTRESLAHVLCEPCPTCDGKGQVKTPRTVCYDVLREIMRESRQFNPREFRVVASQQVIDLFLEEESQHLAMLMDFIGKPVSLQVESNLSQEQYDIVLM